From the genome of Capsicum annuum cultivar UCD-10X-F1 unplaced genomic scaffold, UCD10Xv1.1 ctg4751, whole genome shotgun sequence:
CTTAGTTGGGGAAGTTAAGATTGTCAATATGATAATCCCTACCTTATTGGGATTTGAGATCCAATATAGAGTGGTGGTGTTAAGTCTTTCATTATTGATGGTGAAGGTGTGCTATGTCATCATGGAATATTGTGTGTTGCTGTTGTGGGTGACGTGAGGCAACTAATTCTTGATGAGGCTCATAGATCGTAATATTCTATCCACCCTGAtgctataaaaatatatcaagacTTGCATGGATTGTACTGGTGGAAAGGTATGAAAGTTGATATTTTGAAATATGTGAATAGTTGTTTaaattatcagcaggttaaaTATGATCATCAAAAACCTAGCAGAGTAAtgcaaaaattgattattttggaGTGGAAGTGGTGAAGGATTACTATGGATTACGTTGTCAGGTTGCCAAATACATTCAGCAAGCACAACTCAGGTTGATAGTGGATAGAGTTACACAATCTTTCCATTTCATACCAGTTTGGGTTACTTATAGCCCAAAGCAGTTAGTGGAGATTTATCTTCGGGAGATAGTTCTGATTCATAGTGTGCTTATATCAATCATATCTGATTGAGGTGCACAGTTCACTTCTGATTTTTGGAGATTCTTTCAGAAATTATTGGGTTTGCAGGTTGAGTTGATTATAGTTTTTCATCTTTAGACCGATGGGCAGTCCGAACGGGTTACTCAAATCTTGGAGGACATGCTTAGAGCTTGCGCTATTGACTTTGTGGCCATTAGGATGACCAGTTTcctttagcagagtttgcttataataatagctatgaCTCGAGCATCCAAATAGCACCATATGAGGCTCTATATGGTCGCAAGTGTCATTCACTAGTTGGCTAGTTTGAGCCCAAAGAAGCGCATTTATTAGGTCCGAGCTTAGTTCAGCAAGCATTGGAGAAGGTTGCAGTGATATGGGACTGACTTAAAACGTCACAAAGTaggcagaagtcttatgcagataagAGGGtccatgatttggagtttgaaAAAGTGAGAAAAGTTTTTCTgaaagtttctcccatgaaaggagtgagaTTTGGTCGGAAAGGTAAGCTAAGTCCTAGatacattggtccttatgagatttttgGCCCAATAAGATTGGCGACATATAGGCTTAGTTTACCTCTGAGATTATTGTAGTTCATCCTGTGTTTCACGTGTCTATGCTTAAAAGGTATGTTCGTTATGATTTCCATAAGATTCAGCCAGTGGATGTAGAGTTTGATGAGAATCTAACTTATGAGGAAAGCCCGATAGCTATTCTTGAGAGGCAAGTGTGATAGTTGTGGTCAAAGAAGATACCTTCAGTCAAGGTATTATGGCATAATCATCCAAccgaagaagctacttgggaatccgGGGAGGAGATGCGAGTTAGATATCCGTACTTATTTGACATTTTAGGTATGATTCTAGACCCGTTCAAATACGAATGTTAttttaagtgggggagaatgtaatatccatcttattatttctttttaaagaagggttaattgataattataaccaattattaatattaattaagtaattaaaAGGGGCAAGTCAAAAAACTTCTTCAATTTCAGGTTTATAACATTATAAGTATACTACTAGGGCTATATATTGTTTCCTTTATCCTTGGAAGAAATCAGCAGGCAGCATaggaggaaaaaaaaataagttgggGAACACAAAGGTGGGATTAAAGCTTCTCAGttattaaagtatgaaatttttTCTACTGATCTTTCGCATAGAATTAAAATATACGTACAACAGtgatgtgttgttcatgaaattAGTGCAGCAAGCTAGATTAGAAATAACGAGGACATGTTTGCTTCCTAAAAATTTGAGTGGAGCACTTATATAATCAAGGTTATGACATTTGGAATGATATATAATGGTGAACAGTTAAATCTAACTAGTGATGGCTATTACATTCTCAAATAGTCACGTCCtttgatgaaaaaaaaatttcttactctTGCAAGTGCTGATTTTGTTGTGTTGCTGAAAGTTTCGACCCTTTAAAGACTTTTAAGAGGACATATCTTTATAGTGGAAATGTTTGTTAAAATGAACCTTTGTTTCAGAAATTTTTCTTTTCTCGTCGTTGGTGTCATGTTAGATAGTTGTATTGGAAAATTGTTGTTAAACGAATAGGTATAGTGTGAGATGCTAAGGTATAGCTATAAGTTTAAAAGTTAAGGATATTGAAGCTTGGCCGGAATAGcataattgatattgttatttaaaaaaaaatagattgatCTCGTTAGTCGTTGTTTGGTTGATGTCCTACATATTGCAAGTTGGGGAAATTGTCGTTAgcaaggtaagtgagactttatgctttgatgcttgcttttcaaatctgctttataaaaattatatttgtctgCCTAGTCCATGTGTTGGAACAAGAGTGTGACTTGGTAGAATCGGTGGTATTGATTATTTGTGGATATGTATTTGTAAAATTTAGTGAAATTTGTTTAGTGATAATATGTGAGATGAGGTAGAAGTGTTGAATATATTTTTCGTCACTGCCGTTATAGTCACTAGTGGCATACATagctgccgtaatatgttaggggaaTTACTTATGCTGTCGTATATGTTAGAGACATAACTTATGCTTccataatatgttaggggcattacttatgctgccgtaatatgttaggggcttgtACATGCTACCATAGGACACTTTTTGGGATGTTATATATGATGCCTTCAACTTGTCGGGGTTCTAGGCCGATCACATTCACTGTCATTTATGACAAGTCGTGAGAGGGGATTGAGTTAAGGTATAGACTGACATTTTTGAACTTCCTTTTGGATCTTATTGAGATTACCTTATGAGATACATTATgtacatattatttatgtatttagtTATGCCTTGTATTTTTAACACTTGTTCCAAGGGTATTAAAGTAGCGGGTCGAGGACCTTACTAGATTATatttatatagctcactccttccTTGCATACCTGCAGATACGATTGCGGAAAGAGAGACTTGTGGCTGAAAGTCTTTACATGTAGATTTTGTTGCTAAGGTGATCCTTCACATTGTTCGTGGAGTCAGTCAtccaactttagttattttagtttataattcttaCGTTGTGTTTGCATGCCCTAAAGTTGAACTTATATAACtctgtttagatgctccatggtTTTGGTAGATTAATACTTTACGTTTAATAATATATTCACGCACTTGAAGTTGTACATGTCTTTGTCTCAGTGTTTGTATATATTGTGAATGTATAGAAAATTGGTTCTCCTGGCAAGTGGTGTTATCGGGAGCCAGTCATGCCTAGGGATTATTTTGGGATGTGATAGGTGCACTAGCAGCCTAAGTCTGGGGTCGAACATCTTTGCTTCCTTTCTTAGCATATGGGCATTCTTTGATTTAGTGGCCCaacttaccatatccaaaacaacctttctgtcccaaCAAGCACTCACTAAGGTAATTCTTACCATATCTAGCACACGCAGGATAACTAGGCCTTACACTTACACTATTCTAAGACCTGGACATAAAAGTCCTACCCCATGGCTCCTGCTTAGTTCTGGGTGTGGAAACACTAGACGAAGATGGCGCCGACAAAGGTGGGCGACTCTAAAATTGCGAATGATTTCCCCTTACAAACTTTGATTACCATACTCAAACTTCGCAGCTCTAGCCTTCTGATTTCCTCTATCTCTTTCCTTCTACTAATTTTGCagaatctattgggcatgagtaaTCAACCTACCAAGATCTATATATTCAATAAgaatggcagtcctacactctttgtcTACCAATAcagacactccagtaacaaacttactcatactagatctagtgtCAGCTATTaactcgggagcatacttagataactagttaaacttaaggcagtatTGCTTCACTTTTATTGAGCtgtgcctcaggttcatgaactcctcaatctttaCTTTTCTCTACTCACACgtaaagaacctatctagaaatgtaTCCTGAAACCCCTGCCAACTCATGGGAGTTGCGttcttacccctacctttgttCCACCTAAAAACCTaacataagcaatatccttcagcctatacgaagtcaattcaacactctcctcttCATTAACATGTATCACTTGGGTAATCTTTTTCACCTTATCAAGATACAACTATGGGTCCACACCTACCTTCGACCTAAAAGGATTTGGGCAGATTTATCCTCATGAAGTCATAAAGCCTACTGCAGCTAAATCACCTTCTTACTGACGTAGGACTGCAGCCTAATGGTTGGCCTGAATACTAGCAGTCATAGCTTGGGCCAATACATGAAAGGAAACCCAAAATTCAACATGAGACACATTCTCTTTTAGAGGATCAATAGGCTGCGGTGGTTGGCTGTAATTTTTACGGGCATTAGCTCCACGAGGAGGAATATTCTTTCATGaaagaaaacaaattaaaatcaaatagagGTAGCTGTAAGCACGAAGTATtatgaaagaaaagagatgatttcctaaaatgtctcatagcctcttgctaaTCAatatggcgtgcttcacacccatgattaagactctacgtaacatggaTTGTCTGACTTtataggactctctaaaccttaggcgcTGATACCATATTTATAACGCCTCGAAAATAgttcctgagatgtcacacggtgctcaagactacaagtagcctcaagctaaccctgtaagacTGCTACTAAGTCTGTAACTCACATTAAAGTAATTTAAGCAagtagaaatactaaaatactaaattttgtcTGAAACTAAATTGAGATTACCTGAACACAATATCTAAAAACTTTTGAGCTAACAAGTCTGAATAACTAATACTGGATGTCTAAATCATAGCTAGCAATTTGAAAAGCCTCCACTACTAAGAACTAGAGATCTATTGGGCatacccccaactgactcgagtTAAACTGAAAACAACTAATCATATACTATGAAAgctgaaaatctaaataaatgGGTCCTctaaccatgaggacttaccaactgtcgggatgtagatagagatgcccaAAATCAGTCACGctactaagactgagcacctgaacctactctattaaataatgtagcacatagacatatgtatggatcagtactttaaggatgtactgagcatgtgggggtgaatgcataagtaaaataatatacatacgtgttatcaaaattcataaagaatGCGTTCTAAATTTAACGACTcatattggcttgaataactgaaagttgAAATCAAAAATCATGGAtagtaaaatatactatgtaaaTTTAGTGAGCCATCACATTTACTACTAAAAGTTAAACTATTATTCTGCTTTTAGGACATAGGCCATAGgaaaattctttcaaaagcttttctattatttttttactagTATGGGggttcatctaaccgatatacactATGTAAGATATCATTGTATCCAACGCCTAGTTCCCCTaaagggaaaacctcacattggaaagagttgtcatacttttgccagggagtataacctaagataagtgatcacatctataactgtcatccatatagaaatggaattTATCTAAAACTGTACcaacattggctcgtagttctaggaaagtaggatgtcctaaacccacacttcctgctcgatgctaaatattactccctataatctgtatgctcattctgtaggaaatcaaCATTAAATGACATAACAATGAAAGCTAATTATGCATCTATTTGTTTAAAACCTAAATTTAAGCTACAAGGGGATTCCATATCTTTAGctaaagatcaaaatatcaaatttttattcaaaattgatcataaacatatcatgggattcttaaaaacataatttCTTAGATAATCAATAACAAGGCTAGGTCTTAATAACCCatatttcaaacttaaggaaAATCATCATGAATCATAGTCAATACCCAAAATCATGGGGATTTTGCACAATTCTAGTCATAGTAAtgcaattcaaatttcaatttatgtAAAACAAGCCAAACGTATGGACAtgtagaaataaagatgaaaatcaCCATTCAAATATCTTGTAAtagcataattttcaaataataatcattgggtataaaccctaaatttaaattcatgtatattcatgtaaatttatgtaaaaacataattaaaagcaagttttgggcacaaggatgaaagaattatccttattcaaaaccccacatactttgatTTATGAATTAGATGAAGAAGTTtgactttgagttcctatttttGCTCTTGAAGAtagtttcttggagttcttgaattgaaaatcttgaattttggattatCTAGGAAAAAGAATAGTGGACATTGGATTTTTTGAGGTCCAAGATTTGAAGTTCTAGGATTTCTTcaagagaaaattgatgaaaagagagtATATTCttcttagaatgggtttaattcTATGTTTTTCATGACTTGGGGTCATGGGAAAAGGCTAAAttaccatttaaaaatcaagTTCAAAAATTTGAAGCCCATTTTTGCACTCGGTGTGACGTGGTACTTATCGTGGTTCCATACTAGAAAAAGGACGAGCCCGATTTTACTCTTTAGTGCGATCTGATGCTTATCGCGTTGGTCTAATGGTGAAGGGACGAGTCCTATTTTGTCCATCATTGCAACATCGTGAAATTGCATCGCCTCACTGGATAAGGGATGAGTGCAAAAATGCACTCCATCGCGATATGGTACTTGCTTCACCGCGATTATTTACACAACACAGGCCTATCATGGTGGgttactggaaaaaggacaattgcaaATTTGACCATCACCGCGACGCGGCATTATCGCGGTGAGCCACTTCCTTTTACTAAAAGGGGCATAAGTTCTCacccgggtattggattaaggtaaaattagtatcattcgaaagataattcaattatctacccATTGATGGGTCATAAGCTCAAAATTTTTTAGTAAAACTACATATAtgtttgtttgaagttgactatggcaacaTACTTCTCAAGAATTCAGTTGGTacgggatattttgattcgtctaatagctaggagttactcctggacttaatatacatcaaattcTCTTATGAAACtaccaaaatactgaaatttaTTTCTCACGGGCTTAAAGCAAGGTTCTAATAGTGATTTGGATTTTTTAGGATATTACAATTCAGAGAAAATATGATCCATCCTTGTGTATCAGAAAGACAACAGAAGGAATCACTCTTGTGCTATTGTATGTTGAAGACATATTGATCACCGGAGACAGTCTAAAGCCAATAGAAGAAACCAAGACAATTCTATATCAAAACTTTAAGATGGAGGATCTAGGTGAGCTGAGATATTTCCTTGGAATAGAGTTTGCAAGGTTTCACAAAGGAATATTAATGCATAAGAGAAATTATGCATTGGAATTACTATCTGAACTAGGCTTAACAGCATCCACTGCTGCAACTACTCCTATGGACTACAACATCCAGCTGACATCTAGACAGTTTAATGAGCATGTCAAGAAAAACCAGACTACTAATGATCTAATAGAAAATCAAGTTGCTTATAAAAAGTTGGTTGGTAAGATGTTGTACTTAACTATGACAAGGCCATACATAGACTTTTGTGCTCAAACACTATGTCAATTCCTTCAAGATCCTAAGAAGTCACACATGGAAGTAGAACTCAGAGTGGTAAAGTATGTTAAAGGTCAACCAGTTAAGGGTGTATTATTGTCTAGTAACTCAGGTAATAGAGTGAGTGCCTACTGTAATGCAGATTGGGCATCTTGTCCTCAAACTGGAAGATCTGTGACTGGTTATTTTGTGAAGATTGGAGAATTAGTAGCATTCTAGAAACCAAAGAAACAAACCACTATATCAAAGAGTTTAGCTGAGGCAGAATTCAGAAGTCTTGCAACAGTAACAGCAGAACTGATATGGATTCTAGGTCTAATGAA
Proteins encoded in this window:
- the LOC124892463 gene encoding uncharacterized mitochondrial protein AtMg00810-like; translated protein: MEDLGELRYFLGIEFARFHKGILMHKRNYALELLSELGLTASTAATTPMDYNIQLTSRQFNEHVKKNQTTNDLIENQVAYKKLVGKMLYLTMTRPYIDFCAQTLCQFLQDPKKSHMEVELRVVKYVKGQPVKGVLLSSNSGNRVSAYCNADWASCPQTGRSVTGYFVKIGELVAF